The following nucleotide sequence is from Roseivirga sp. BDSF3-8.
GTTGCTCACCGATTTCCGAACGTTGTTCCCACAAATAAGATAAAAGCCCCTTATTATCCATCACTTTTCCTCCTGTAGCTTTCACGCCAGTCGTAGAATGCCTTCATTAGATCTGGTGCCGTCAGAGAGTATGACACCCCACCTATCATCACAGGTAAAGCTCCTTCCTTCTCAGACCTTTCCAATAGCTCCAGCACCTCAAACACACTTTCTACCTCCTGTACCTTCTGACCTCTAGCCTGATATACGTCTGCTTCCGGCAAATAAGGCGTCAGAGAGGAAGGCTTAACCACCATAAGTTCAAGCCGGAACCTGAAGTCATCGAAAAAGGATCTGACAAAGGTGTTGGTAGGATGGAAAATCATATCAAAAGGGCTGGCCACCTGCTGTATCCTTCCCTGCTCCATAAGGCAAATTCGATCTGCCAGCATAACGGCCTCCGTCATATCATGTGTCACCATCACCATAGTGCGCTTCTCCTGCCGCCGCAGGGTATACAGTGCCTTCTGAAGCTGACGGCGGGTAAGGGGATCCAGGGCACCGAATGGTTCATCCAGTAATACCACAGGAGGATTTGCCGCAAGCGCCCGGGCTATACCCACCCGCTGCTGCTGACCACCGCTGAGGGCATCAGGATAGCGACCTGCAAGTCCGGCATCCAGTCCCGTCATGTTCAGCAGCTCATTAACCCGCTGCCGGATCCTATTTTTATCCCAGCCAAGCAACCCAGGCACAAGACCAATATTTTCCGAAACAGTATAATGGGGAAAAAGCCCTGTGTGCTGTATTACATAGCCTACTTTACGGCGGAGCAGTTCCGGTTTGCTATTCAGTACAGACTGTCCTTCGATCAGTATTTCTCCGAAGTCAGGCTCGATCAGCCGGTTTATCATCTTAAGTGTGGTGGTTTTACCACTGCCACTTTTTCCCAGCAGCACAAGCAGTTCCCCTTCAGGAATATCCAGGCTCAGATTATCTGTAGCACAGACGCCGTCGTATGTCTTGGTGATATTCCGGAGAGAGATCATGCAAACACAGACCTTAATGTAAGAGGAAAAAATATAGCTGGAATTATCGGGCCCGTTATTCGGCCTGGTTCAATAATTTTATACCTGAAGAGAAAAACATGGCTCCTATGATAAAAGGAACAATAGAGCCAAATCGGCTTACGGACAAGCCACCGAATGCTACCTGGCCACCCAGGGCAGCATAACCGCCAAACAAAATTAATCCTGCCCCTATAATGATGAGCAGGATACCTAACACTTTTTTTGTCCTCATTGACTCAGATGTATAAAACACTTATTTGATCGGACAATATACGAATTTTTGCGGTGTGCCGGGATCAGGAGTCCCTCTCTACCTCAGACTCCAGCTTAAGCACTGAGGAGCCGTCATCCTGCTTAATATATAAGGCCTTATTATCGCTATCACCATCACGGGTAATCTCACTGCCATCTATCGTTCGGGTCACTTTTTCAGAATAGGTCTTTTCCACTTCTCCTTTGGCATACCCATTACCCCATTTCCATTTTACCTTATCCCCTTTTTGAATACCCATAACCGATACCTGTTAAAATTAAAAATCCACCTTATTATTCTCGCCGGCTTCGTAACGATTGCCAATTACGAGGGCTTTACCAAGTTTGAACAGCCTCACCATTTTACTGCTGCTACCGTCCCAGTATTCAGCCTCATCTGGTAATACCTTTACAAGTGCCAGACGCGGGTCATCCAATCCATCAGGAAACCAGGCTTTCAGTGCGTCTGTCCATAGCTCCTTGATTTTAGTCTTTTCTGTAACTATTCCAGCCACTCCTGTCACAGATACGTAGCGGTTTTTATCAGGCTCACTATAGGCAAGATTTACTACCGGGTAGGCCTCAAGTTCCTGCACTTTATCCGATAGCTCGTTAGTAAAAAACCAGAAAAGTCCTGAATCATCTATAGTACGAGTACTCATCGGACGGCTTCTGAGATTACCATCAGGCTCCCGGGTTACCATCATACATATATCAATCTTATCCGTCAGTTCACGTACTTTGTCAATATGTTCTTTGTGTAATGACATGTAAAAATGTAGTTAGATCAGTTTGGTAAAAAATCACAGGAATCTAACATTTGCTAATTGCAAATGTTCTAACCATCAGATTTTTAAAGACAGTGTATGAGTTTGAAAAATGTACTGAAGAGGACTGACTGGGGAAAGCTGATCGTCTCTGTTCTGGCTTGCCAGGCAGCAGGACTTGCGGGTGCGTTTTTCACTGCCAGTTCCGTAGGTTCATGGTACCAAACACTTAATAAACCGGAGTTCACTCCACCCTCCTGGGTATTTGGCCCTGTCTGGACCATCCTCTACTTTCTCATGGCCTTTGCCGCTTACAAAATATGGATATTGGGCTGGGACAATATTAAAGTGAAAATAGGACTAGTGCTCTTTCTCATCCAGCTTATACTCAATGCCGCATGGTCTTTTTCATTTTTCGGACTACAAAACCCTTACGTGGGTCTTTTAAATATTGTGATCCTGTTGGTAATGATCACCGTCACCACTATTTACTTTTTTAGTCTCAGAAAAATATCTGGCTGGCTCATGGTACCTTACATAGCCTGGGTAGGGTACGCTACAGCCCTCAATTATGCAATCTATGAGTTAAACGCTCCAATAACCTCGGTTCACTTCCCTTCTGAGTATTTCTTTTAATAACTGCCTTCCGTAAATAGGGTCATGCCTTCTGAATAAAAACCCATAGAAAATTTTCTTATCCGTTTTTACAATAGTCATAACCATATTGATGGTCATTTCACCTGAAATGCCATAAAATGGAACCACCATATGCTCACTGATGTCCGAAATAAGGAAAGAAGGATCGTTATAAATCGCCTCCAGTGTCTCCTTTAAAGGGCCACCAATTATTTTATGAATATCCGTACCTGCCAACGAGGCATTTGACCTTCCTGTGTGGCCGGTAACAAAATCATTGGTAAACTGTATGACAAAATTTTCATCGGTGATGATGAGGCCTGGATATAGCTTAGAGATGATAGCATCAAGGACCTTTACCCGATGTGAGTAATCTGCCTCTTTTTGATGATTCATTTTATATTCACGTTCTGCCACCCGATTCCTGACTGTAAGTCTGTCGACTTTAGCTTCGAGCTCACGGATTACTGAATAAAGCTCTTGTTCCTTCTGCTGACTATCCTCCAGTAGCTTTCTGGTTTGACTTTGCATATTAACTGAAGCCAGTGTAGTAGCCAATCGACCAGCTACCTGCTCTACAAATTGAATATCATGCTCATTAAACGTACGGAAAGAGGCAATCTCGATAACACCCAGGGCGTTTTCGTCCGTCATCACTGGCACAATCAGTATACACCTGGGTTTTGCATGTCCCAGGCCGCTTCCGATAGAAACGTAATCTTCAGGCACCTCAGTCATAAAGATGGTATCTCGCTCCAGGACAGCCATCCCCGCCAGACCCTCTCCCATCTTCAATATTTTTTCAGCTTTCTTTTTCCGGTTGTAAGCGTAAGCAGCCACCTGCCTCAGGCAAGTCTTCCCCGCCGTTTCTTCAGAGATAAATAGAGTTGCCTGGTTAGCACCTGTAAAAGTTACTAACTGAGAAATAAATGCATGGCCAAGTGCTTCCTTTGTGTCGTACTGGTTTTTAAGCAAATCAGAAAATAGTGCAAGCCCATCACTCGCATGGCTTCTGATCTCATCAGCTGCCTTAGCTACTTCCAATGCCTCCTTCTGCTCTCGTACCTCAGCAAGGTGACTGTTCAGACTGTCCAGCATTTGGCGAAAGTTTACTACCAGACGTCCCACCTCATCTTCACGCTTTATTACAGCCAGCTTTTTACCCGCATCCATATGACCTTCCACCACCTCACGAGCCACATTGTCCAGCAAGAGTACAGGACGGCTAATCTTTTTACTCAGCCACAGAGCCAGCCACACGCCAATGGCAGCCAGTATTATCAGCCCTCCAAGCATTACGGCCGCTGCCCGCTGTTTGAGGCGCTTACCGGACTCTTCAAGCCTTAGTTGTATACGGTCCAGCTGAGGAGCTATCGCCATAGCTGCTTCATTCAACCTGCCTGTAATACCTTGTCCCTCTGCATTGCCGATCTCTTCCTCCAGATCAACTATTCGCATGAAATGCGCCTGGTAATTATCTATTCCCTGAATGGTTTTTTCCTTGTATCCGGTGGTCATATGCGGAAGCTCACTGCTTCTCAAAAAGTCTTTGAATTCCTCGGCCTTACTACGTAATTTATCCACATACCGTTCGTCACGACGGAGCATGAAATCCTTTTCATGCCGGCGTAAACTATATGCAAAAACCTTTTCTTCCGGGGATTCACACTGCTGAAGCGCATGAACATATTCACGCATTTCACCTTCGAGACCATGATCTTTGAACCCCCTCATGTGATAGGCATTTACTAATCTTGCAAATACACTCTCATACCTTTTAAAAGAAGATTCGACCTTACTAAGCTCGTCAGCCATATTAAGATCTGTAGCCACAGAGGATTCAGCCATCTCTTTCAGGTTCCGGATGGCCAGCTTTAAATGATTGTCATGTACTGAAAGAAGGGAACTTCTGCCCGTGGTTAAAAACTCCTCAGATTTACGGTCCTCGAGTAAAAAGCTTTTTTCAGCCTGACGGGCCGCAGCAAGATGACCGACAACCTCACTGGAATGGTACTTTGCCTCTTGTCTCAGGGTTACATTGCTTAGCAACATGTAGGAGCCCAGTCCGAACAGTATGGAGAGAATTATTAGAATTAAAAAAGATATACGCAGCTGGTTGAGCAAACTACGTCTTACTACCTTCATATCGTCCTTTTCTTCACTGCAAATATAAAACAGGAATACAGCCTTGCAGATAATGACAGGTTTTGTGTATGTTAATTTATTACCTTCAACATTATATACTATTCGATAAAAATTAATAATCAGATAAAAACCACATCAGAATCCTGACAAAAGTGAGGCGTAAACAAAAAAAGCCCCCTTTAAAAAGAGAGCCTTGGAATCAATTTTTTGGATAAATAACTACCCGTTTGTCAGGTGCTTTTCCTCTTCTTCCTTTAAAACCCGGCGTAAAATCTTACCTACGTTTGACTTAGGCAGCTCATCCCTGAATTCTATATATTTGGGACACTTATACCCTGTCAGGTTTTGTTTTGAGTAGCTACGTAGCTCATCCTCAGTGAGTGAAGCATCCTTACGCACCACAAAAATCTTTACTACCTCACCCGACTTTTCATCGGAAACACCTACTGCGGCTACTTCAAGCACCTTTTCCTGCATGGCAATGACGTCTTCCACTTCATTGGGGTACACATTAAATCCGCTCACATTGATCATGTCTTTTTTACGATCCACAATGCGGAAGAAACCATCTTCGTCAGCCAGCCCCATGTCCCCAGTGCGGAACCAGCCATCAGCAAAGAATGACTTTTCTACCTCCTCCGGCCTGTTCCAGTAGCCGCTCATCACCTGTGGCCCTCGTGCACAGATTTCTCCCGTCTCACCAGTGGGTAATTTCTGCCCCTCCTCATCAAATATGGCCACTTCAGTGTTAGGTACAGGTAGTCCGATGGTGCCATTACGCTCTGAACCATCAAGTGGATTACAACAAAGCACCGGAGAGGTCTCACTCAAGCCATATCCCTCTACCAGAGGCTCACCTGTCACCTTGGCCCACTTATCTGCCACCGCGCGCTGCACTGCCATACCGCCTCCAATAGCACCTTTCATGTGACTGAAGTCAATAGACTTGAAGTCATCCTGATTGAGCAGACCATTAAATAAGGTATTCACGCCTGTGATCAGGGTAAATGGATGCGCTTTAAGCTCCTTGATAAAGGCCTTCATGTCACGGGGATTAGTTATAAGCAGGTTGTGTGCACCTACATGGAACATGAAAATCCCATTTACAGCCAGGGCAAAAATATGATAAAGAGGGATAGCTGTAACCATCAATTCAGATTTACCAACCTCCAGAAGGGGCTGGAACCACTCATTAATCTGCAGGGTATGAGCCACCATATTTTTATGGCTAAGCATAGCTCCTTTAGAAACCCCTGTAGTACCGCCGGTATATTGCAGAAATACCAGATCATCCGGTGCCGGGTTCGTCTTAGTAAATTTTGCCCTGCTACCCTGCTTAAGCGCAGATTTAAATGAAATGGCCTCGGGCAAATTATATGAAGGCACCATTTTTTTTATGTGCTTCACAACAAAGTTCACAATTCCACCCTTAAGCCCTCCAAGTAGGTCGCCAATTTCTGTAACTACTACTGTCTCTATATCAGTCTCAGTCAGTATTTTTTCGAGATTAAACGCAAAGTTAGCCAGGATAACAATTGCCTTCACACCACTATCCTTAAACTGGTGGGCCATCTCTCTCGCAGTGTATAAAGGGTTTGTATTCACCACTACAAGTCCGGCACGTATTGCCCCGAACATTACTACAGGATATTGCAGGAGATTAGGCATCTGAATAGCAATACGGTCTCCGGGCTTCAGACCTTTACTTTGAAAAAAAGCCGCAAAATGTCTGGATAACTCATCTACCTCACGGTAAGTAAGGGTTTTATTCATGTTTTCGTAGGCAACCTGGCCACCATACCTGGAAAAACCATCCTCAAGCAGCGCATTAACATTGCTGAATTGAGTGACGTCCACCGTAGGCCGCACATTTGAAGGGTAGTTTTTAAACCAGGGAAAATCTTCCATTTGTAAAACTTTTTGGATTTAAGCGTTCACGAATTTCACCGGAATCAAGAAGCTCCAGCCCATCGAATATAGCCTCAAAGGCTATCCGAGGCCCTAAATATACGGGTGCAGGAAAGGAAAACTAAAATAAACAAGTGAATTTTTTCAACTTCCCTAATAATGAATTGGCTCTTGCCAATTTTACAAAATCATGATATAGGGAACCTAATGGAAACCGTCGGGGGCAATAGCAATATTCCGAGCAAGGTCGGATATTAGAAAGGGGGAAAAGAAAAAAGGTTACACTTAAAGCATAACCTTTTAAGAATAAACAACATAAACCCAAAAATTGGCTGTAGGAGGAGGAGTCGAACCTCCAAGGAGTAGTTAGCCACAATTAGAAACCATGGTTTATCCTGACCTCTCCACCCCCGAGACAGGAGGGCATGTTTGCCAGTTCCATCATCCTACAGTGTATTCTTAAATAACGATCCGATTTACAATCTTTTTTGCCTTTCGGATATAACAAAGGTAATAAACCACACCTAAATTTAAAATTGTATCAACAATTATTGAAAATTATTCGATATTTCTTATTTTTACATGGGATTAATTAAAAATAACTAAATAGCATATCTGGCAGATGGGTAAAAATTACGAAATTGACAACATCGACCTCAAGATTCTTTCGCTATTGGCCCAGGATGCCAAAATGGCCTACACTGAAATAGCAAAAAAGGTATTTGTTTCAGGGGGTACCGTGCACGTCCGAATGAAGAAGATGGAGGAAACAGGCATCGTAACCGGCAGCGGCTTTCATATCGACTATAGTAAGCTTGGCTTCGATATCGTTGCATTTCTCGGGATCTATCTTGAAAAAAGCTCCTTATATAGTAATGTCATTGAAGAATTGAAAAAGGTGCCCGAGATCATTAACATTCATTACACCACAGGCAATTACAGTATCTTCGCCAAAGTAGTGTGTAAAGACACCCAGCACCTCCGGGAAGTCCTGCATGACAAAATTCAGCAGGTGAATGGTATTGATCGCACCGAAACCTTTATCAGCCTGGAAGAGAGCCTGGATAGGCCTATCCAGCTTGCCGACCTGTAAATAACAAACTCATTCATCATCAGGATAGAGCGATCCTATCACCCGATATAGAATTACTATCGGCCCACTTCTGCAATTTGGAATTTCTTCCTTACATTTGCTGTTGAAATGAAGGGATTTAAACCTCTTTGAGGTGCCGGAATGGCCATTTTTTTGAGCGCTTTTATCCCATTATCAAAGGGTTACGTTTAGCAACCTTTGAAGCAATAGCTACGTTGTATACGTAACGATATCTGAAATTAGTCTAAATAAAATACTGTCACATGAGCAAAGACACCCAAATACTTGAGGAGTTCACTAACTCCGATTACAAATATGGTTGGGAGTCGAAAATCGATGCCGATTCAGCCCCTAAGGGCCTTAACGAAGAGATTGTCAGGTTCATTTCTGCGAAGAAAGAGGAACCTGAGTGGCTACTCGAGTGGCGACTGAAAGCTTACAGGCAATGGCAGAAAATGAAAGCCCCGGAGTGGGCCAATGTGCTATTTCCAAGAATCGACTTTCAGGACATAATTTACTACTCCGCTCCTAAGCAAAAGGCCAAACCTAAGAGCCTGGATGAAGTAGATCCTGAATTAAGGAAAACCTTTGAGAGACTCGGCATTAGTTTAACTGAGCAGAAGCGCCTTACTGGTGTGGCAGTGGATGCTGTATTAGACAGTGTTTCCGTAGCCACCACATTTAAAGAAAAACTTGGCGAACTCGGAATCATTTTCTGCTCATTCAGTGAAGCAGTAAAGGAACATCCCGAGCTTGTAAAAAAATATATAGGCTCCGTTGTACCTGTTAACGACAATTACTATTCCGCCCTTAATTCTGCCGTATTTAGTGATGGTAGTTTCTGCTACATACCTAAAGGCGTACGGTGCCCAATGGAATTAAGCACCTACTTCCGAATAAATGCAGCTAACACGGGCCAGTTTGAGCGCACACTCATCGTGGCTGAGGAAGGTAGCTACGTTAGTTACCTTGAAGGGTGTACCGCTCCGCAGCGGGACGAAAACCAGTTGCACGCAGCGGTAGTAGAAATATACGCAGCCAAAGATGCAGAGGTGAAATATTCTACAGTACAAAACTGGTATCCTGGCGATAAGAACGGTAAGGGCGGCATTTACAACTTTGTAACTAAGCGAGGATTGTGCGCCGGTGATAATTCTAAAATTTCCTGGACGCAGGTAGAGACCGGATCCGCCATAACTTGGAAGTATCCGAGTTGTATCCTGAAGGGAGATAACTCAATTGGCGAGTTTTACTCTGTAGCTGTAACTAATAATATGCAGCAAGCTGATACCGGCACCAAAATGATTCACATTGGTAAGAATAGCCGCAGCCGCATTGTATCTAAAGGGGTAAGTGCAGGTAAAAGCCAGAATAGCTACCGTGGGCTGGTAGAAGTAATGAAGCGTGCCGAAAATGCCAGGAACTTCAGTCAGTGTGATTCACTTCTGATGGGTGACAGATGTGGTGCGCATACCTTCCCATATATAGAGATAAAGAACCAGACAGCTCAGGTAGAGCATGAGGCTACCACCTCTAAGATTGGTGAGGATCAAATCTTCTATTGTAATCAGCGTGGAATAGACACTGAAGATGCTGTGGCCCTGATTGTAAATGGGTACTGCAAAGAGGTATTAAACCAACTGCCCATGGAGTTTGCTGTAGAAGCCCAAAAACTTCTCGCACTAACACTGGAGGGCAGTGTAGGGTAATCGAATTTTTAAGGGGTGCACGGCACCTTACAAATATATTGGAAGGCATCAAAAGTTGGCATACTTGCCTATTGAGCGCCTTCCTTTGTTTTAGTGATAAAACGCCAATTTTACAGGGGCCTTTTCGGCCTGTCCGTAATAAATTAATAAACGCTACAAGGAATGCTTAGCATTAAGAATTTGCACGCATCGGTGGATGGAAAAGCCATCCTAAAAGGTATTAACCTTGAGGTTAAACCAGGAGAAGTCCACGCTATTATGGGGCCAAACGGTTCAGGTAAAAGTACACTGGCTTCAGTTCTTGCCGGACGTGAAGACTACAAAGTAGAGCAGGGAAGCGTACAGTTTCTGGATAAAGACCTGTTAGATATGGGGCCTGAGGAACGTGCCAGAGAAGGCCTGTTTCTTGCTTTTCAGTACCCTGTCGAAATTCCTGGCGTTAGTACCACCAACTTTCTCAAAACAGCGGTTAACCAGGTAAGAGCACACCGGGGTCTTGATCCTATGGATGCTGTTAGCTTTCTTCAGACAATGAAAGAAAAAATGAAGCTGGTGGAAATAGATCAGGCCTTGCTTAGTCGTTCATTAAATGAGGGCTTCTCAGGTGGTGAAAAGAAGCGGAATGAGATATTTCAGATGGCTATGCTGGAGCCTAAGCTTGCCATCCTTGACGAAACTGATTCTGGTCTTGATATTGATGCCCTTCGTATCGTTTCAAATGGCGTAAATAAGCTTAAGGGTAAAGACAATGCTACCGTAGTAGTGACCCATTATCAGCGCTTGCTTGATTACATCGTTCCTGATTATGTTCACGTTCTGTATAACGGCCGTATCGTAAAATCAGGCAGCAAGGAATTGGCAATGGAACTTGAAGAAAAGGGCTATGACTGGATTAAAGAGGAGGCTAATGCCGCCCAGGCCTGATCTTAATTCTAAAAACGTTTTTGGATTTCCAAATTAGAAGATGATGGCAGAAACCTCTGCACCAGAACATAAATTACAGGAAGTATTTGACAGCTTGACCGGTAATCATAGCAAAGCCTCCCTGCAGGCTCGCAAAAATGCATTTGAATACCTACAAGAAAACGGTCTTCCTAACAGTCGTGATGAGGAATACAAATATACTCCTCTTACCAAGTTAATTGAGAAGCAATTTGATCTGGAAGAGGGACTCGGTCACGCTACTCCTTCGGACCTTGATCCCACACCTCATTTCATTCCTGATGCAGTAGGCGATCGGGTGGTCTTTATTAATGGGCAGTATGCTTCACAATATAGCCAACTTAGCAACGGATTGGAAATAACCATTCTGTCAGAAGGCGGTAATCTTACGGATTTATTAAGTGAGCATTACGGTACTCACCCCTTTATAACCCAGGATAGTTGGGCAGCACTTAATGCATCTTTTTCCCAGGATGGCCTTATCATTAAAGCAGGGACAGATCGTAAAGCAGGTACTCCTCTGTATATATACCATATCGCCGACAGTAGTCAGAAGCAAAGTGTAGCACAGGTGCACAGCCTTGTTGTAGCGGAGCCTTCTGCTAATATCAGTCTGGTTGAGGTTTTTCATAGCCAGGGAAACAACCCATCTTTTGTAAACACCGCCACCGAGATCATCCTAAAAAAGAATTCCCGCGTAGAACACTACAAAGTGGGTCTGGAAAACGAGA
It contains:
- a CDS encoding ABC transporter ATP-binding protein, producing MISLRNITKTYDGVCATDNLSLDIPEGELLVLLGKSGSGKTTTLKMINRLIEPDFGEILIEGQSVLNSKPELLRRKVGYVIQHTGLFPHYTVSENIGLVPGLLGWDKNRIRQRVNELLNMTGLDAGLAGRYPDALSGGQQQRVGIARALAANPPVVLLDEPFGALDPLTRRQLQKALYTLRRQEKRTMVMVTHDMTEAVMLADRICLMEQGRIQQVASPFDMIFHPTNTFVRSFFDDFRFRLELMVVKPSSLTPYLPEADVYQARGQKVQEVESVFEVLELLERSEKEGALPVMIGGVSYSLTAPDLMKAFYDWRESYRRKSDG
- a CDS encoding DUF2945 domain-containing protein, coding for MGIQKGDKVKWKWGNGYAKGEVEKTYSEKVTRTIDGSEITRDGDSDNKALYIKQDDGSSVLKLESEVERDS
- a CDS encoding pyridoxamine 5'-phosphate oxidase family protein is translated as MSLHKEHIDKVRELTDKIDICMMVTREPDGNLRSRPMSTRTIDDSGLFWFFTNELSDKVQELEAYPVVNLAYSEPDKNRYVSVTGVAGIVTEKTKIKELWTDALKAWFPDGLDDPRLALVKVLPDEAEYWDGSSSKMVRLFKLGKALVIGNRYEAGENNKVDF
- a CDS encoding TspO/MBR family protein; the encoded protein is MSLKNVLKRTDWGKLIVSVLACQAAGLAGAFFTASSVGSWYQTLNKPEFTPPSWVFGPVWTILYFLMAFAAYKIWILGWDNIKVKIGLVLFLIQLILNAAWSFSFFGLQNPYVGLLNIVILLVMITVTTIYFFSLRKISGWLMVPYIAWVGYATALNYAIYELNAPITSVHFPSEYFF
- a CDS encoding GAF domain-containing protein, encoding MKVVRRSLLNQLRISFLILIILSILFGLGSYMLLSNVTLRQEAKYHSSEVVGHLAAARQAEKSFLLEDRKSEEFLTTGRSSLLSVHDNHLKLAIRNLKEMAESSVATDLNMADELSKVESSFKRYESVFARLVNAYHMRGFKDHGLEGEMREYVHALQQCESPEEKVFAYSLRRHEKDFMLRRDERYVDKLRSKAEEFKDFLRSSELPHMTTGYKEKTIQGIDNYQAHFMRIVDLEEEIGNAEGQGITGRLNEAAMAIAPQLDRIQLRLEESGKRLKQRAAAVMLGGLIILAAIGVWLALWLSKKISRPVLLLDNVAREVVEGHMDAGKKLAVIKREDEVGRLVVNFRQMLDSLNSHLAEVREQKEALEVAKAADEIRSHASDGLALFSDLLKNQYDTKEALGHAFISQLVTFTGANQATLFISEETAGKTCLRQVAAYAYNRKKKAEKILKMGEGLAGMAVLERDTIFMTEVPEDYVSIGSGLGHAKPRCILIVPVMTDENALGVIEIASFRTFNEHDIQFVEQVAGRLATTLASVNMQSQTRKLLEDSQQKEQELYSVIRELEAKVDRLTVRNRVAEREYKMNHQKEADYSHRVKVLDAIISKLYPGLIITDENFVIQFTNDFVTGHTGRSNASLAGTDIHKIIGGPLKETLEAIYNDPSFLISDISEHMVVPFYGISGEMTINMVMTIVKTDKKIFYGFLFRRHDPIYGRQLLKEILRREVNRGYWSV
- a CDS encoding AMP-binding protein, giving the protein MEDFPWFKNYPSNVRPTVDVTQFSNVNALLEDGFSRYGGQVAYENMNKTLTYREVDELSRHFAAFFQSKGLKPGDRIAIQMPNLLQYPVVMFGAIRAGLVVVNTNPLYTAREMAHQFKDSGVKAIVILANFAFNLEKILTETDIETVVVTEIGDLLGGLKGGIVNFVVKHIKKMVPSYNLPEAISFKSALKQGSRAKFTKTNPAPDDLVFLQYTGGTTGVSKGAMLSHKNMVAHTLQINEWFQPLLEVGKSELMVTAIPLYHIFALAVNGIFMFHVGAHNLLITNPRDMKAFIKELKAHPFTLITGVNTLFNGLLNQDDFKSIDFSHMKGAIGGGMAVQRAVADKWAKVTGEPLVEGYGLSETSPVLCCNPLDGSERNGTIGLPVPNTEVAIFDEEGQKLPTGETGEICARGPQVMSGYWNRPEEVEKSFFADGWFRTGDMGLADEDGFFRIVDRKKDMINVSGFNVYPNEVEDVIAMQEKVLEVAAVGVSDEKSGEVVKIFVVRKDASLTEDELRSYSKQNLTGYKCPKYIEFRDELPKSNVGKILRRVLKEEEEKHLTNG
- a CDS encoding Lrp/AsnC ligand binding domain-containing protein, producing the protein MGKNYEIDNIDLKILSLLAQDAKMAYTEIAKKVFVSGGTVHVRMKKMEETGIVTGSGFHIDYSKLGFDIVAFLGIYLEKSSLYSNVIEELKKVPEIINIHYTTGNYSIFAKVVCKDTQHLREVLHDKIQQVNGIDRTETFISLEESLDRPIQLADL
- the sufB gene encoding Fe-S cluster assembly protein SufB, which produces MSKDTQILEEFTNSDYKYGWESKIDADSAPKGLNEEIVRFISAKKEEPEWLLEWRLKAYRQWQKMKAPEWANVLFPRIDFQDIIYYSAPKQKAKPKSLDEVDPELRKTFERLGISLTEQKRLTGVAVDAVLDSVSVATTFKEKLGELGIIFCSFSEAVKEHPELVKKYIGSVVPVNDNYYSALNSAVFSDGSFCYIPKGVRCPMELSTYFRINAANTGQFERTLIVAEEGSYVSYLEGCTAPQRDENQLHAAVVEIYAAKDAEVKYSTVQNWYPGDKNGKGGIYNFVTKRGLCAGDNSKISWTQVETGSAITWKYPSCILKGDNSIGEFYSVAVTNNMQQADTGTKMIHIGKNSRSRIVSKGVSAGKSQNSYRGLVEVMKRAENARNFSQCDSLLMGDRCGAHTFPYIEIKNQTAQVEHEATTSKIGEDQIFYCNQRGIDTEDAVALIVNGYCKEVLNQLPMEFAVEAQKLLALTLEGSVG
- the sufC gene encoding Fe-S cluster assembly ATPase SufC, whose protein sequence is MLSIKNLHASVDGKAILKGINLEVKPGEVHAIMGPNGSGKSTLASVLAGREDYKVEQGSVQFLDKDLLDMGPEERAREGLFLAFQYPVEIPGVSTTNFLKTAVNQVRAHRGLDPMDAVSFLQTMKEKMKLVEIDQALLSRSLNEGFSGGEKKRNEIFQMAMLEPKLAILDETDSGLDIDALRIVSNGVNKLKGKDNATVVVTHYQRLLDYIVPDYVHVLYNGRIVKSGSKELAMELEEKGYDWIKEEANAAQA
- the sufD gene encoding Fe-S cluster assembly protein SufD, producing the protein MMAETSAPEHKLQEVFDSLTGNHSKASLQARKNAFEYLQENGLPNSRDEEYKYTPLTKLIEKQFDLEEGLGHATPSDLDPTPHFIPDAVGDRVVFINGQYASQYSQLSNGLEITILSEGGNLTDLLSEHYGTHPFITQDSWAALNASFSQDGLIIKAGTDRKAGTPLYIYHIADSSQKQSVAQVHSLVVAEPSANISLVEVFHSQGNNPSFVNTATEIILKKNSRVEHYKVGLENENTIHAGHTMVHQSRDSHYHDVTINLTGGTVRNNLNIVLDAENCEAHMIGLYLPTGKQHVDNHTVVDHKKPHSFSNELYKGVMADRSNAVFNGKIFVRQDAQKTNAFQSNKNLLLSNDATINTKPQLEIWADDVKCSHGATTGQLDEEQVFYLMSRGLGAEQARAMLLGAFASEVTEQINIEPLRKYIDSIVGERLNA